One Phycisphaera mikurensis NBRC 102666 DNA window includes the following coding sequences:
- a CDS encoding CDGSH iron-sulfur domain-containing protein, with protein sequence MGGAATATPRTVDPHAHALPRKEPPIARLVRLEGTKPVEIKPSDRSVWVCTCGLSRTFPLCDGSHKKCPKTEGEEAGKLHVYDRDNKRVVEVRDED encoded by the coding sequence GTGGGAGGTGCGGCCACGGCGACGCCCCGTACCGTAGATCCCCACGCGCACGCCCTCCCACGCAAGGAGCCACCCATCGCCCGCCTCGTCCGCCTCGAGGGCACCAAGCCCGTCGAGATCAAGCCCTCCGACCGGTCCGTCTGGGTCTGCACCTGCGGGCTCAGCCGCACCTTCCCGCTCTGCGACGGCAGCCACAAGAAGTGCCCCAAGACCGAGGGCGAGGAGGCCGGCAAGCTCCACGTCTACGACCGGGACAACAAGCGCGTCGTCGAGGTGCGGGACGAGGACTGA
- a CDS encoding endo-1,4-beta-xylanase codes for MKQALLAFAACLLLVAPAPAPALAADDAPPTPKGTTLAPDFSALRFSANGGGEGNLKPLSAADTGGRRPGFRLETTKQPGAHYGVEVRLPLDGSIDAGDVLFSRFAARITDAQRYEAGEGFTLSRVQNTGPPHQRSNYREWTVGPDWEVFYVADRADAAIPEGRVAFVFSGGYPPQTLEIAGVEVVNLGPDADPAEFPVKRKSYAGASADAPWRAAAAERIERHRKADLEVTVLDADGEPVPDAEVRVELVEHAFDFGVAISAKWLDDNAGTPQAARYIEELEKHFNTASIENALKWSRWESEPEVAMTTLRGLNKMGMRVHGHVLVWPGLEKFRVADAEELWAAAQDDPELLRSRVDNHIDDILSRTAGLVDTWDVVNEAFNQNEFLKLLGDEEVAAWFKRARAGAPDATLIYNDFALLGQNGTNAVKQRFVHDLVQDAMAAGAPIDAIGFQSHMGSGLTPPEKVLEILSSYDGLGVGYQVTEFDVVTDDPQLTEAYVRDFMTAAFSKPQMQAFIFWNFHAGSKPWMPDAAVFEEDWSPSPTGRAALSLIHGAWHTDERVAADADGRATVRGFLGRHRVEATLPGGTRITREVDLPAGGTKLRLRADPTP; via the coding sequence ATGAAACAAGCCCTCCTCGCCTTCGCCGCCTGCCTGCTCCTGGTGGCTCCCGCTCCCGCGCCCGCCCTCGCCGCCGACGACGCCCCGCCGACGCCGAAGGGCACCACCCTCGCGCCGGACTTCTCCGCCCTCCGCTTCAGCGCCAACGGCGGCGGCGAGGGGAACCTCAAGCCGCTTTCCGCCGCCGACACCGGCGGCCGCCGCCCGGGCTTCCGCCTGGAGACCACCAAGCAGCCGGGCGCCCACTACGGCGTGGAGGTGCGGCTGCCGCTGGACGGGTCCATCGACGCCGGCGACGTGCTCTTCTCCCGCTTCGCCGCCCGCATCACCGACGCCCAGCGCTACGAGGCCGGCGAGGGCTTCACGCTCTCGCGGGTGCAGAACACCGGCCCGCCGCACCAGCGGTCCAACTACCGCGAGTGGACGGTCGGCCCCGACTGGGAGGTCTTCTACGTCGCCGACCGCGCCGACGCGGCGATCCCCGAGGGCCGCGTCGCTTTCGTGTTCTCCGGCGGCTACCCGCCGCAGACGCTGGAGATCGCCGGCGTCGAGGTCGTCAACCTCGGCCCCGACGCCGACCCCGCCGAGTTCCCCGTGAAGCGGAAGAGCTACGCCGGCGCCAGCGCCGACGCACCGTGGCGGGCGGCCGCCGCGGAGCGGATCGAGCGGCACCGCAAGGCCGACCTGGAGGTGACCGTGCTCGACGCCGACGGCGAGCCGGTGCCCGACGCCGAGGTTCGCGTCGAGCTGGTGGAGCACGCCTTCGACTTCGGGGTGGCGATCAGCGCCAAATGGCTCGACGACAACGCCGGCACGCCGCAGGCGGCTCGCTACATCGAGGAGCTGGAGAAGCACTTCAACACCGCATCCATCGAGAATGCGCTCAAGTGGAGCCGCTGGGAGAGCGAGCCCGAGGTGGCGATGACCACGCTGCGCGGCCTGAACAAGATGGGGATGCGGGTCCACGGCCACGTGCTGGTGTGGCCGGGGCTGGAGAAGTTCCGCGTGGCCGACGCCGAGGAGCTCTGGGCCGCCGCGCAGGACGACCCCGAGCTGCTCCGCAGCCGCGTGGACAACCACATCGACGACATCCTCTCCCGCACCGCCGGCCTCGTGGACACGTGGGACGTGGTCAACGAGGCGTTTAACCAGAACGAGTTCCTGAAGCTGCTCGGCGACGAGGAGGTCGCCGCCTGGTTCAAGCGGGCCCGCGCCGGCGCGCCCGACGCGACGCTGATCTACAACGACTTCGCGCTGCTGGGCCAGAACGGCACCAACGCCGTGAAGCAGCGATTCGTCCACGACCTCGTGCAGGACGCGATGGCCGCCGGCGCCCCGATCGACGCGATCGGCTTCCAGTCGCACATGGGCAGCGGGCTCACCCCGCCGGAGAAGGTGCTGGAGATCCTCTCCTCCTACGACGGCCTCGGCGTCGGCTACCAGGTCACCGAGTTCGACGTCGTCACCGACGACCCGCAGCTGACCGAGGCCTACGTCCGCGACTTCATGACCGCCGCCTTCAGCAAGCCCCAGATGCAGGCCTTCATCTTCTGGAACTTCCACGCCGGCAGCAAGCCCTGGATGCCCGACGCCGCCGTCTTCGAGGAGGACTGGTCCCCCTCGCCCACCGGCCGCGCCGCGCTCTCGCTCATCCACGGAGCCTGGCACACCGACGAGCGGGTCGCCGCCGACGCCGACGGCCGCGCGACGGTCCGCGGCTTCCTCGGCCGCCACCGCGTCGAGGCGACGCTGCCCGGCGGCACGCGGATCACCCGCGAGGTCGACCTGCCCGCGGGCGGGACGAAGCTCCGCCTCCGTGCGGATCCGACCCCCTGA
- a CDS encoding PEP-CTERM sorting domain-containing protein has protein sequence MPASPLRLAAALAPVAALAAAPASAGVITFDPADGFTLGSSLSGQPSGGGPSFAGNGTLYTVDSFGGGGIAQSASSVGNNFANNRFTPDAAFLGASDTSTAGKLFDFGFDIRSANAGDADGFGVAHRIRIGNTDGNPILDFQVFDNGRFQYNDGTTATNVLNGNGQNFDFDDAGSRFVNVDGVIDFDAGTYSLLVDGVQQASAAALRTNPANFGQITLQFGPTASTTTRRTIALDNLEVGVVPEPGTLALAGLGSLALLRRRRP, from the coding sequence ATGCCTGCTTCCCCCTTGCGTCTCGCCGCCGCCCTCGCCCCCGTCGCGGCGCTCGCCGCCGCCCCGGCCTCGGCGGGCGTGATCACCTTCGACCCCGCCGACGGGTTCACGCTGGGCAGCTCGCTCAGCGGCCAGCCCTCCGGCGGCGGCCCGAGCTTCGCTGGCAACGGCACCCTTTACACCGTCGACAGCTTCGGAGGCGGCGGCATCGCCCAGTCCGCCAGCAGCGTCGGGAACAACTTCGCCAACAACCGCTTCACCCCCGACGCCGCCTTCCTCGGCGCCTCCGACACCTCCACCGCCGGCAAGCTGTTCGACTTCGGCTTCGACATCCGCAGCGCCAACGCCGGCGACGCCGACGGCTTCGGCGTGGCCCACCGCATCCGCATCGGCAACACCGATGGCAACCCGATCCTGGACTTCCAGGTCTTCGATAACGGCCGCTTCCAATACAACGACGGGACGACGGCCACGAACGTCCTGAACGGCAACGGCCAGAACTTCGACTTCGACGACGCGGGCAGCCGCTTCGTCAACGTCGACGGCGTGATCGACTTCGACGCGGGCACGTACTCGCTCTTGGTCGATGGCGTGCAGCAGGCAAGCGCCGCCGCGCTGCGGACCAACCCGGCGAACTTCGGGCAGATCACCCTGCAGTTCGGCCCGACCGCCAGCACCACCACCCGCCGCACGATCGCGCTGGACAACCTGGAGGTCGGGGTCGTGCCCGAGCCGGGCACCCTCGCCCTCGCCGGCCTCGGCTCGCTGGCGCTGCTGCGTCGCCGCCGCCCCTGA
- a CDS encoding LacI family DNA-binding transcriptional regulator translates to MSITQRQLATELGVSQMAVSFALNDKPGVNAETRQRILDAATAAGYRPNAAARATRSGSTRNVELILGLHEGVSRIPTGLLEGVEQALTLHDLHLSLSRLPDEKLVEDGFLPRVVREVAADGLLINYTHFFPTELLALIRRHRIPAVWLNAPVEEGCVRPDDHAAGRMAAEHLLELGHRDPALFFVSAPEHHSGEHRRLGFEEAVAAAGGTPRVTVEASRPYREIRRDLATDERLAYTQRWLARADRPTAVVGYSHAESTMLLIAAARLGLRVPEDLSIVSIADEITPFLGTPLTTVVLPWAAIGRTAVELLCQHFKRRPKRPSASAIQIRPELELGATTGPPGSAAPPA, encoded by the coding sequence TTGAGCATCACCCAGCGACAACTCGCCACCGAGCTCGGCGTCAGCCAGATGGCGGTCTCGTTCGCGCTCAACGACAAGCCCGGCGTGAACGCGGAGACGCGGCAGCGGATCCTCGACGCGGCGACCGCCGCCGGGTACCGGCCCAACGCCGCCGCCCGGGCCACCCGCAGCGGCTCGACCCGCAACGTCGAGCTGATCCTCGGCCTGCACGAGGGCGTCAGCCGCATCCCCACCGGGCTGCTGGAGGGGGTGGAGCAGGCGCTCACGCTGCACGACCTGCACCTCTCGCTCAGCCGCCTGCCCGACGAGAAGCTCGTCGAGGACGGCTTCCTGCCGCGCGTCGTCCGGGAGGTCGCCGCGGACGGGCTGCTCATCAACTACACGCACTTCTTCCCCACCGAACTGCTGGCGCTGATCCGCCGGCACCGGATCCCCGCGGTCTGGCTGAACGCCCCGGTGGAGGAGGGCTGCGTCCGGCCCGACGACCACGCCGCCGGGCGGATGGCCGCCGAGCACCTGCTGGAGCTGGGCCACCGCGACCCGGCGCTGTTCTTCGTGTCCGCGCCCGAGCACCACAGCGGCGAGCACCGGCGCCTCGGCTTCGAAGAGGCCGTCGCGGCGGCCGGCGGCACCCCGCGGGTGACGGTGGAGGCGTCTCGGCCGTACCGCGAGATCCGCCGCGACCTCGCCACCGACGAGCGGCTGGCCTACACGCAGCGGTGGCTCGCCCGCGCCGACCGCCCCACCGCCGTCGTCGGCTACAGCCACGCGGAGTCGACGATGCTGCTGATCGCGGCGGCCCGGCTGGGGCTTCGGGTGCCCGAAGACCTCTCGATCGTCTCGATCGCCGACGAGATCACGCCCTTTCTGGGCACCCCGCTCACGACCGTCGTCCTGCCCTGGGCCGCCATCGGCCGCACGGCCGTGGAGCTGCTCTGCCAGCACTTCAAGCGGCGGCCCAAGCGTCCGTCGGCCTCGGCCATCCAGATCCGCCCGGAGCTGGAGCTCGGCGCCACCACGGGCCCGCCCGGGTCCGCGGCCCCTCCCGCGTGA
- a CDS encoding heparinase II/III domain-containing protein, producing the protein MTLRPLAALTLSLLSLVHAADQAAGVPDPAAVRGALLEAMRAEAAGLAGEPVYTPQTVAPWRTPRQSEIGNREGRLVDRVADRILVFSELFAAEGDPTHLEEAWRQIEALFDEGLWPDWRDLAHQGDPAGLRTGDLGAALAVAWVRLEADLSPERRAAFREGLDRKVMQPFLASVEKDSWFLDAGTNWTLRIVGGAGMVAAALGDEHPRGEEVRAYAAEKMLAFPEKLGADGSFNEAPGYVEDLDALVWWISFCAPREPDAARRAAMEAAVGRLAATARWNLWVTLAPGRLVAFGDSRPERPGRSVYAAAVAAAARDGVVQWLYLTHADRRLRDPRERVNPRELGWLDASLPPEDPGEALPLATAYRDEGAIVVSRTGWDLSPASTDVVVAAKAGRESNHADHDAGNLTLDVGPHRVLHDLGKPSYPRDYFSADRPRYYTDAPRGHNLLFFGGDDDPLGGMRRGGAGSVASFENAPEAARFALDLSAAYGGDRRVTRQVAHLRPGVVAVLDAAELPGAERVRLRWHLPDGAGLATRTDRHAVVATEAGGQPVTGHLLSAGPFAATAGRHAWAPPFDTARTGEKLEQKHEEYVQLEAAGTRGVAWLSVWLIGDAADTAEPDGSGGLRVTAGGERLHVRGENGELKID; encoded by the coding sequence ATGACGCTCCGCCCGCTCGCCGCCCTGACGCTTTCGCTGCTCTCGCTGGTCCACGCCGCGGATCAAGCCGCCGGGGTGCCGGATCCGGCCGCGGTCCGCGGCGCGCTGCTGGAGGCGATGCGGGCCGAGGCCGCGGGCCTCGCCGGCGAGCCGGTCTACACGCCGCAGACCGTGGCGCCCTGGCGGACGCCGAGGCAGTCGGAGATCGGCAACCGCGAGGGCAGGCTGGTGGACCGCGTCGCCGACCGGATCCTCGTCTTCAGCGAGCTGTTCGCCGCCGAGGGAGACCCCACTCACCTCGAAGAGGCCTGGAGGCAGATCGAAGCCCTCTTCGACGAGGGCCTCTGGCCCGACTGGCGCGACCTCGCCCACCAAGGCGACCCCGCCGGGCTCCGCACCGGCGACCTGGGGGCAGCGCTGGCCGTCGCGTGGGTCCGCCTCGAAGCGGACCTCTCCCCCGAGCGACGCGCGGCCTTCCGCGAGGGGCTCGACCGCAAGGTCATGCAGCCCTTCCTCGCCAGCGTCGAGAAGGACAGCTGGTTCCTCGACGCAGGCACCAACTGGACGCTCCGCATCGTCGGCGGGGCCGGCATGGTCGCCGCGGCCCTGGGCGACGAGCACCCCCGCGGCGAGGAGGTGCGGGCGTACGCCGCGGAGAAGATGCTCGCCTTCCCCGAGAAGCTCGGGGCCGACGGCAGCTTCAACGAGGCCCCCGGCTACGTCGAAGACCTCGACGCCCTGGTCTGGTGGATCAGCTTCTGCGCTCCGCGCGAGCCCGACGCCGCCCGCCGCGCCGCGATGGAAGCCGCCGTCGGCCGGCTCGCCGCGACGGCCCGGTGGAACCTCTGGGTGACGCTGGCCCCCGGCCGGCTCGTCGCCTTCGGGGACAGCCGGCCGGAGCGTCCCGGCCGCAGCGTCTACGCCGCCGCCGTGGCCGCGGCGGCGCGTGACGGCGTGGTCCAGTGGCTCTACCTCACCCACGCGGACCGCCGCCTCCGCGACCCTCGGGAGCGGGTCAACCCGCGGGAGCTCGGCTGGCTCGACGCGTCGCTCCCGCCCGAGGATCCCGGCGAGGCGCTCCCGCTGGCGACCGCGTACCGCGACGAGGGGGCGATCGTCGTCAGCCGCACCGGCTGGGACCTCTCGCCCGCCTCCACCGACGTGGTCGTCGCCGCCAAGGCCGGCCGCGAGAGCAACCACGCCGACCACGACGCCGGCAACCTCACGCTGGACGTCGGGCCGCACCGCGTCCTCCACGACCTCGGCAAGCCGAGCTACCCGCGCGACTACTTCTCCGCGGACCGCCCCCGCTACTACACCGACGCCCCGCGCGGCCACAACCTGCTGTTCTTCGGCGGGGACGACGACCCGCTGGGGGGGATGCGGCGCGGCGGAGCCGGATCGGTCGCGAGCTTCGAGAATGCCCCCGAAGCGGCCCGCTTCGCCCTGGACCTCTCCGCCGCCTACGGGGGCGACCGCCGCGTCACCCGGCAGGTCGCCCACCTCCGACCCGGTGTCGTCGCCGTGCTCGACGCCGCCGAGCTGCCGGGGGCCGAGCGGGTCCGCCTCCGCTGGCACCTGCCCGACGGCGCCGGGCTCGCCACCCGCACCGACCGGCACGCCGTGGTCGCCACCGAGGCCGGCGGGCAGCCGGTGACCGGCCACCTGCTCTCGGCCGGACCCTTCGCCGCCACCGCCGGCCGCCACGCCTGGGCGCCGCCCTTCGACACCGCCCGCACCGGCGAGAAGCTCGAGCAGAAACACGAGGAGTATGTGCAGCTCGAGGCGG
- the alr gene encoding alanine racemase, giving the protein MAAPPTSNSWLEVDLAAVEANARVLAAAAPAASLCGVVKKDAYGLGGPAVGRALEAAGAGMLAVYEPREALAIAEAGVGLPFLVLHGTLAAGDPWAALAEAGRLEFQAGDGELLDALDAEGRRRGIRLPVHVHADTGMSREGMPGPAAVDAVRGIPARAGLRLAGVMTHLATADSDARRAAGQVAAFDRLLAQMELPEHAVVHLCNSYAAMREPAWHRRMIRPGIGLYGYAEPTLDRGERWETDARLRPVARWVSRIARVLDASAGAPVGYGATESLEKDTRLGLVPVGYADGYPLALSGRGVVRVGGAECRVVGRVSMDQVMVDLSAAPGAGPGAEVEVYGNDPAAPNALPRMAAAAGSHAYELLTRIHPRVERRHAVARPGFGDPPDAG; this is encoded by the coding sequence GTGGCCGCACCTCCCACCTCCAACTCGTGGCTGGAGGTGGACCTCGCGGCGGTGGAGGCCAACGCGCGGGTGCTGGCCGCGGCGGCGCCCGCGGCGTCGCTCTGCGGGGTCGTGAAGAAGGACGCATACGGGCTGGGCGGGCCGGCGGTGGGGCGGGCGCTGGAGGCGGCGGGGGCGGGGATGCTGGCGGTGTACGAGCCGCGGGAGGCGCTGGCGATCGCCGAAGCGGGCGTCGGGCTGCCGTTCCTCGTGCTGCACGGCACGCTCGCGGCGGGTGATCCGTGGGCGGCCCTGGCGGAGGCGGGACGGCTGGAGTTCCAGGCGGGGGACGGCGAGCTGCTGGACGCGCTCGACGCGGAGGGACGGCGGCGGGGGATCCGGCTGCCGGTCCATGTCCACGCCGACACCGGGATGAGCCGGGAGGGGATGCCGGGGCCGGCGGCGGTGGACGCGGTGCGGGGGATCCCCGCGCGGGCCGGGCTGCGGCTGGCCGGGGTGATGACCCACCTCGCGACGGCCGATTCGGACGCCCGCCGGGCGGCCGGGCAGGTCGCGGCCTTCGACCGGCTGCTCGCGCAGATGGAGCTGCCGGAACACGCGGTGGTCCACCTGTGCAACTCGTACGCAGCGATGCGGGAGCCGGCTTGGCACCGGCGGATGATCCGGCCGGGGATCGGCCTGTACGGCTACGCCGAGCCCACCCTGGACCGCGGGGAGCGCTGGGAGACGGACGCCCGGCTCCGGCCGGTGGCGCGGTGGGTGTCGCGGATCGCGCGGGTGCTCGACGCGAGCGCCGGCGCACCGGTGGGCTACGGGGCAACCGAGTCGCTGGAGAAGGACACGCGGCTGGGGCTCGTGCCGGTGGGCTACGCGGACGGCTACCCGCTGGCGCTCTCGGGGCGGGGCGTCGTGCGGGTGGGAGGTGCCGAATGCCGCGTCGTCGGGCGGGTGAGCATGGACCAGGTGATGGTCGACCTCTCGGCCGCCCCGGGGGCCGGGCCGGGGGCGGAGGTGGAGGTGTACGGCAACGACCCCGCGGCCCCCAACGCCCTCCCGCGGATGGCCGCCGCGGCGGGCAGCCACGCCTACGAGCTGCTCACGCGGATCCACCCGCGGGTGGAGCGGCGGCACGCGGTCGCGCGGCCTGGATTTGGTGACCCGCCCGATGCGGGTTAG
- a CDS encoding endo-1,4-beta-xylanase has translation MLPLLRLAAVVILCVLPPGAAAVAAPDEPAVVGGETLGDGDGFLAAFTLRNPDGDPDRGTAAPATGPGGGPAVRLTSRARGDFWHVEWTTGDFPQIRRGDVLLLRFHARTLSSEQEDGLGTITAFVQQNERPFNPSLMETVSIGPEWTRIALPFRSLQDYPPDGDQLTLGVGGAVQELEVAGVGLLRFPAGTRVRDLPVTRITYPGREPDAPWRAAAERRIRELRTSPMTVAVVDADGRPVAGAEVRVDHLRHGFAFGTAVRVETLLGNDADAAAYREKLFAHFNTATPENGLKWGRWEDPRHRTATMRALRVLRDAGLAVRGHALVWPSWAKSRVDLTAERAAAEAGDTQPLREKIEAHLVDVLRETSGLVDAWDVVNEPWNHHDFMDLLGDEAMVRWFEIARRQAPRKKLFLNDFGILTVGDQETDGHQDHYFKTISYLLDRGAPLDAIGVQGHFGSAGLTPPDRIERILDRFAGFGLPITITEFDLMTQDEELQADYTRDLLTVAFSHPAVDGFILWGFWDGAHWRGNAAMYRRDWTLKPAGRAILDLMDAWSTHATVTTDASGVATLTAFHGDYELGVEAPAGRGSVAFTLRPGTTEAAISLTPAR, from the coding sequence ATGCTTCCGCTCCTCCGCCTCGCCGCCGTCGTGATCCTCTGCGTGCTCCCGCCGGGCGCGGCGGCGGTCGCGGCGCCCGATGAGCCGGCGGTCGTCGGAGGCGAGACGCTCGGCGACGGCGACGGCTTCCTCGCCGCGTTCACGCTCCGGAACCCCGATGGCGACCCCGACCGGGGCACCGCCGCGCCCGCGACCGGCCCCGGCGGCGGCCCCGCCGTCCGGCTCACCAGCCGCGCCCGCGGCGACTTCTGGCACGTGGAGTGGACCACCGGCGACTTCCCGCAGATCCGACGCGGCGACGTGCTGCTGCTCCGCTTCCACGCCCGCACCCTGTCCTCCGAGCAGGAGGACGGGCTGGGCACGATCACCGCCTTCGTGCAGCAGAACGAGCGGCCGTTCAACCCCTCGCTGATGGAGACGGTCTCGATCGGGCCGGAGTGGACCCGGATCGCCCTGCCCTTCCGCTCGCTGCAGGACTACCCCCCGGACGGCGACCAGCTGACGCTGGGCGTCGGCGGCGCGGTGCAGGAACTCGAGGTCGCCGGCGTCGGGCTGCTCCGGTTCCCGGCGGGCACCCGCGTCCGCGATCTGCCGGTCACCCGCATCACCTACCCCGGCCGCGAGCCCGACGCCCCTTGGCGGGCCGCCGCCGAGCGACGGATCCGGGAGCTGCGGACCTCGCCGATGACGGTTGCCGTCGTGGACGCCGACGGCCGCCCCGTCGCGGGAGCCGAGGTCCGCGTCGACCACCTCCGCCACGGCTTCGCCTTCGGCACCGCCGTCCGCGTCGAGACGCTGCTCGGCAACGACGCGGACGCCGCCGCCTACCGCGAGAAGCTCTTCGCGCACTTCAACACCGCCACGCCGGAGAACGGCCTGAAGTGGGGGCGGTGGGAGGATCCCCGCCACCGAACCGCGACGATGCGGGCGCTGCGGGTGTTGCGGGACGCCGGGCTCGCGGTGCGCGGCCACGCGCTGGTCTGGCCGAGCTGGGCCAAGAGCCGCGTCGACCTCACCGCCGAGCGGGCCGCCGCCGAGGCGGGCGACACCCAACCGCTGCGTGAGAAGATCGAGGCGCACTTGGTCGACGTGCTCCGCGAGACCAGCGGGCTGGTGGACGCGTGGGACGTGGTGAACGAGCCCTGGAACCACCACGACTTCATGGACCTCCTCGGCGACGAGGCGATGGTCCGGTGGTTCGAGATCGCGCGTCGCCAAGCGCCCCGGAAAAAGCTCTTCCTCAACGACTTCGGCATCCTCACCGTCGGCGACCAAGAGACCGACGGTCACCAGGACCACTACTTCAAGACGATCTCGTACCTGCTGGACCGCGGCGCTCCGCTGGACGCGATCGGCGTGCAGGGCCACTTCGGCAGCGCCGGGCTGACGCCTCCGGACAGGATCGAGCGGATCCTCGACCGCTTCGCCGGCTTCGGCCTGCCGATCACGATCACCGAGTTCGACCTGATGACCCAGGATGAGGAGCTTCAGGCGGACTACACCCGCGACCTGCTGACCGTCGCCTTCAGCCACCCGGCCGTCGATGGTTTCATTCTGTGGGGCTTCTGGGACGGCGCGCACTGGCGCGGCAACGCCGCGATGTACCGCCGCGACTGGACACTCAAGCCCGCCGGCCGAGCCATCCTCGACCTGATGGACGCTTGGAGCACCCACGCGACCGTCACCACCGACGCCTCGGGCGTCGCCACGCTCACCGCGTTTCACGGCGACTACGAGCTCGGCGTGGAAGCGCCCGCCGGCCGCGGCTCGGTCGCCTTCACGCTGCGGCCCGGCACCACCGAGGCCGCGATCTCGCTCACGCCCGCCCGCTGA
- a CDS encoding type II secretion system protein: MPASSTRVLLPRRPGFTLIELLVVISIIALLIGILLPALGAARSAARNVKCLANLKQIGVGTMSYAADFKESFVPARQTAGSVSEDHYASILSETGYGDAVDVLTSGGAGGVVQDSMYRCPEGLDERSLSTPASRTAEAGKHFWLAFRTVGGVAQAQTPTWYGANTMFMGGGGAAYFDFFPLSDVSGTQTRTHTVEVMNDPTNTALFYDGVQLHSDNWNRLSLRHGGEDSMNLLYGDGHAASLGADDVPEGTKKIGAPNAGSDGVLEQFLPTLWRLNSPRF, translated from the coding sequence ATGCCCGCTTCCTCCACCCGCGTGCTCCTCCCGCGCCGTCCCGGCTTCACGCTCATCGAGCTGCTGGTGGTGATCTCCATCATCGCCCTGCTCATCGGCATCCTGCTGCCGGCTTTGGGCGCCGCCCGCTCGGCGGCGCGGAACGTGAAGTGCCTCGCGAACCTGAAACAAATCGGGGTCGGCACGATGTCCTACGCAGCGGACTTCAAGGAGAGCTTCGTGCCGGCGCGGCAGACCGCCGGCTCGGTCAGCGAGGATCACTACGCGTCGATCCTCTCGGAAACCGGGTACGGCGACGCCGTCGACGTGCTGACCAGCGGCGGCGCCGGCGGCGTGGTGCAGGATTCGATGTACCGGTGCCCCGAAGGCCTCGACGAGCGGAGCCTCTCGACCCCGGCGTCGCGGACGGCTGAAGCCGGGAAGCACTTCTGGCTCGCCTTCCGCACGGTCGGCGGCGTCGCGCAGGCCCAGACGCCGACGTGGTACGGCGCGAACACGATGTTCATGGGCGGAGGCGGCGCGGCCTATTTCGACTTCTTCCCGCTGTCGGACGTCTCCGGGACGCAGACGCGGACCCACACGGTCGAGGTGATGAACGACCCGACGAACACCGCCCTCTTCTACGACGGCGTGCAGCTGCACAGCGACAACTGGAACCGCCTGAGCCTCCGCCACGGCGGCGAGGATTCCATGAATCTGCTCTACGGCGACGGACACGCCGCCTCCCTCGGAGCAGACGACGTGCCCGAGGGGACCAAGAAGATCGGTGCGCCCAACGCGGGCTCCGACGGCGTCCTGGAGCAATTCCTCCCGACCCTGTGGCGTCTGAACTCGCCGAGGTTCTGA